A window of Nitrososphaerales archaeon genomic DNA:
CTGATGATGGAGAATGCTGGAGGCGGCGTTGCCGATTATGTAATTAACAAGTTCAAGAAATTGGATAGGAAGAAAATAGTTGTTATAGCTGGCACGGGCAACAACGGTGGTGATGCCTTCGTTGCTGCAAGGCACCTAGCATCCTATAATGCCAAGATAACAGTAATTCTTCTCGGGAGCCCAGCAGATCTCAAGACAGAGGAGTCTAGAATCAACTGGAACATACTTGAACGTATGAACAGCATAGACTTGATCCTAGCAAAGGAGATGAGCAAGGAGCTGTTGAAGATAATAAATCATGCTCATATAATAATCGACGGAATTTTTGGTATCGGCATAAAGGGAACAATAAAGGAACCACATGCAAGCGTTATAGACACAGTAAATAAATCCAAGGCATATAAGGTTGCTGTCGATCTTCCGTCAGGACTGAATCCTGATACAGGGGAAGTTCATGATAGGTGCGTGAAGGCCAATGCAACAATAACATTCCATAGAATGAAGAAAGGTTTACCATCTAGCAAAAGCTTCTGTGGTAAGATAATAGTAGAGCCGATAGGCATACCACCAGAAGCGGAACAGTAGTTAGGTGTTTGATATGTTGGTGAAACAAATACCTGTTGGTTCCATGGCAAATTTCACATATATAATAGCTGATGAACAAACGAAACTTGCAGCAGTGATAGACCCGTCATGGGATCTTGAAAAGGTTCTAACCATTTTGAAGGATAATGACCTCAAACTTCAGTATATAATTAATACGCATACACATTTTGATCATGTACTGGGCAACGAACAGCTCGCATCCTTAACGGGGGCAAAGATAATAATGCATAAGAATGCAATGCTTGAAAAAGATGTAGCAGTCGATGATGGTGATACCATTAATCTAGGTAAAATAAACATAAATGTAATTTACACACCAGGTCATTCTAAAGATAGCATATGTTTGTTGGCAGAAAATAAAATCTTTACTGGTGACACATTGTTTGTAGGCAACTGTGGCAGGGTCGATCTTCCTAGTGGGAATGCGTCTCAGCTTTATGATAGTTTGTTTGGAAAACTGATAGAACTTGATGATGGTATTGAAGTTTATCCTGGGCATGATTATGGTAACAAACCAGTTTCTACCATAGGTTATGAGAAGAAGATGAATTATGTTTTAAAACCTAGAACAAAGGAAGAGTTCATGCATTTGATGAAAAGTGACGATTGATGGCTTTTGATGAAGTAAGGATAGCAGGGAATGAAGAAAAGGCAAGAAATTTTGTTGAAAGAGCCATGGGTGAAAACTGTCACTTCGTATTTGTTATATCGTACACTAAAACATGTGAAATACATGGTATAACTGCTGCAGGGGCTAATCCTGAGCTGCTACAGTATACTCCTGCTGCAGACGCCGAATTCATTTATCATGGAGAATGCAAGTGTATCAACGCCGTTCCAGCAACACCTGATGGCAAGCCAACTCCTGCTCTTTTGACAAGGGCTGCGCTTAACAAAGCACAAATACCTTTACATGTTGTCGATGCAGGAAGCAAGATTAAACCACATGTACCATACGTAACGTTCGAGGTGGAAGATGGAGAAAACATATCTAATGGACATGCATTGGGCATTGAATCTGTGAAGAAGGCTTTCGATAACGGCGTAAAACTTGGCAGCAAACTTTCGGAGAGTATAAAGTATATTGTGATTGGAGAAAGCATACCTGGCGGAACTACAACTGCACTAGGCGTTCTTTTGGCGATGGGCATAGATGCAAGGTTCAAGGTTAGTAGCAGTATGCCTGATAATCCTCATAAACTCAAATTATCGATAATTGAGAACGGCATGAAATCAGCTGGTATATCTTTCGGCTCACTTGCAAACAAACCGTTGGAAGCGGTGTCATACATGGGAGACCCTATGATGCCAAGCGTAGCCGGGATCGCAATAGGGGCATCAAAAAGATGTAGTGTAATGCTTGCAGGTGGAACACAGATGGCTGCAGCTCTTTCTATTATTAATGCCATTGACGATAAATCTCTTGAGAGGGTTGTCATAGGTACTACCAGATACATACTTGACGACAGATCTTCAGACATATGCAACCTTATAGGTTCAATAGCGGACGTGCCAATACTTGCAGCTGATCCCTATCTGCATAAATCGAGGAAAGAAGGTCTTCGTGCATATGCCAATGGTTTTGTAAAAGAAGGTGCCGGTGCTGGTGGCGCATGCATAGCTGCAATGCTCAAAAGTCAGGGTTCTATAAATGCAAATGCCCTGTTGCAAGAAATCGAGAATGAATATGAACATTCTATCGAGCGTTCATTTTAACTTTGGCAAATTCCTGCAATATAATCTCCTGAACCTTCTCAAAGTAAAGCCGCGTTGAATAGGGCATTTCTGGCAACGTTTGCTCGATGGCGCTGATCACGAAAGGAACCGTTCTCTTTGATATGTTCAGCTTGAACTTCATGTGAAGTATGGGATCCTGCTCAACTTTTATTTTCAATTTGAGATCTTCTGGGCATATCTCACGAGCCCTACTCTGCACTATGGAATACCAGTTAGCCAATACTTCAGGTAACAAACCGCTCTGCATCTCTTTAATAATATTGTCTATTCTTGCTGCAAGACTACTCATGCTAAAGAATATGTATGTGCGATTAAAAGAGCAATTATCAAAAAGTATTCTGCAAATTGTTTACTTAACTGTAACCGACTTTGCCAGGTTTCTAGGATAATCAGGATTAGATTCGCGTTTTAGAGCCATATGGTACGCTAGTAACTGTAACGGTATTACTTCTAGTATTGGATAAAGAGCTTCGTTTGTTTTTGGTATCTTTATCAATTCATCAAACGTGTTATTATACACATTTGAAACTCCAATCACAGTAGCGCGTCTAGCTTTTATTTCATGTATGCTGGATAGCATGTCATCATATGTATCATCTCCTGGATTAAGAATTATAACAATGGTATTTTCATCGATCAAAGCAAGCGGTCCGTGTTTTAACTCTCCCGCCGGCATACCCTCGGCGTGAACGTAAACTAGTTCCTTCAACTTCAATGCTGCTTCTAAGGCAATAGGAAAGTGTAATCCTCTGCCCAAAACATATATGTTGCCTACTTGCTTGAGGCGTTCAGCAATCTTGCCAATATTGTTAGTATTGTTAAGAACATTACTCACAGATTTTTCAAGTCCATCGACATTCACATGGAAGTTTGGAGAAAATTCACTTACAATTTTGTAAATCACTGCTAGTTGGGCGGTAAAACTCTTGGTAGCGGCAACTCCAATTTCTGGACCACAGTTAAGGCATAGATAAAGATCACTTGCTCTAGCTAGTGATGATGTAGTTACGTTAACCAAAGAAAGTACTCTTACCTTAGATGCTTTAACCTCCTTAACTACACGCAGGACATCTGCAGTTTCTCCGCTCTGTGAGATGGCGATAAGAGTGGTGCCCTTAGTAAGTAATGACTTGTGAAATTCGCTTGCCACAATTGCTTCAGATTGGATGTTGCAGAATCTTGAGAAGAGCTGTTTAGCTAATAGTGCCGCATTGTAGCTGCTCCCGCTACCAGTTATCAGTACTTTTTTTGAGCTTACCAATGATTTTACAAATTCCTGTAACTCCAATCTTGGAACAGAAAATGCTCTCATGATGGTATGCTTCTGCTCGTTGATCTCCTTCAGCGTATGATGAGCGAATTTGCCCTTGTCAACATCTGCAAGCTCCCATGCTATCTGAGTGGGTCGCTTCTTGATCTCGTGGCCTTTGCTATCATATATTACAAGACCATTGCTGTCTATGATCACAATTTCATGGTTGTCAAGAAATATAGCTTTATCTGTATGTTCTATAAAACCCAAGACATCACTGGCAATGTAATAGCCGTCTCTCGCTACCCCCACTATTAATGGCTCATCATACCTGACTCCTGCAAGTGTACCATCATTCAAAATCACAACGAAAGCATAAGCGCCAGTAAGTTTCTTCGCTACATTGATCATCGACTTTTTAATATCCCTAGTTTTAGCAAGAAATTCGCTCAGTAGGTGAGCAATTACCTCACTATCGGTTTCACTCTTGAACTTGTGCCCTTTTGCTATTAGTGATCTTCTGAGAACGTTGTAGTTTTCTACAATACCATTATGCACTATAGCGATATCATTCTTGCAGTTCTGATGCGGATGTGCATTTCTATCCGTAACATCTCCATGCGTTGCCCATCTTGTATGACCAATGCCTACGCAGCCATACATCTTTTCCAGGTGAAGCGCTTTGTTAACCTCATCGACCTTTCCAACTGCCTTTCTTACCAGCATTTTCTTCTTAGCTATAGTTGCTATGCCAACGCTGTCATAACCTCTGTACTCCATGCGTTTAAGTCCTTTAACAAGAATTGGGGCAGCTGTATTATTACCAGCATATGCTATTATGGAACACATATAACAAAAATCATCTCACGATTATAAAAATCTCACAGTTAACTGCACGAACGTATATCTAGAATTATTCTGCGGATTATGCCTCACGCGGACTCTGCAATCTCTTCTGCGGGTGCTCCCCTTGCTAGTGTTGACGGTTTGTAAGGGCTGCCCCTTCTTATTGCGACAGAACGTTCTTCGTCATGTCTTACCATGTAACCTGGGATGTTCACGACACTATCGTTAATTGTTATATGACCATGAACCACTACCTGCCTTGCTTGGTATGGAGTCTTAGCGAATCCCTTTCTCATAACTACGCTCTGCAGTCTCCGCTCGAGCAATGTTTCGATTGTGAGGTTCAACACATCGTCTAGCGTCGCTCCTTCTTGCACAAGGCCCATTCTATGCAAGGAGGTAAGCAGTTCTCTCTCCTTACCTAGCCTGACTTCATGAGGTAATGCAAGGAGTGCTCTTGCCTGCTTTCTGATCCTTGACAATTCTGTCTGCGCCTTCCATAGCTCACGTTTGTTTCTCAAGCCGTATGTCCCAACAATTTGCAATTCGGTCATAAGCTGATCAGAGGTCCAAGGTCTTCTTGGTTTCTTGAACTGATTCTTTGGTTTCTTCGGATCTCCCATTACTTACCACCATTTTCTTAAGTAGGTTTAGGTTTACCTTCATCCTTTGGTTTTGCGGCTGTTGCCTCTTTACCAGCCGGAGCTGCGGTCTGCTTTGCACCTGAAGCAGGTGCTGCCCCCTTGGCAGTTGCTACTTCTTTACCAGCTGGTGCCGCAGGCGCTGCTCCTTCCGCACCTGGAGCAGTTGTTGGCATCACTTTACCAGTCTTCCTAACTCCAACAGCACCACCCTTCCTACCTGTAGTTCTAGTCCTCTGACCTCTAACCTTCAAGCCCATCATATGTCTAAAGCCTCTCCAACTCATTACGCCCTTTTCTCTTTCTATATCATTGTAAACTGCAACATCCCAGTCAGAAGAAATCATATGAGCATTAGAACCTGTGTCAACTGCCTTCTTTCTGTTCAGAAACCATTGAGGTAAGCCGACTTTTTCAGGATTTCTTATCCCATTCTCTATAACATTAACTTCATTTTCGGTAAGAAATCCAACCCTTAAATTGGGATCTACCCGTAAGGTATTAAGTAAAACCTGTGCAAAGTTAAAACCAATCCCCTTTATTTCACTAAGTGCCACTACCAGCTTCTTGCTACCATCGATATCCTTGCCCGCAATTCTAACTATATGTCTATACTCCGTAGCTGACAATTTCAGGTGCATCTGGGATATACCACAATAAAAACCATGCTACGCAAATGATGAAGTTTAGCAAAACCGTTCTAAAACAATCATGAACCTAACACCGATTAGCATATTTTTGGTCCAACATATATCAAGATTTAAATCTGTGTAGAGTATACTCGTTTGTAAAATGAACAGTAACAGAATACAGGAGCTTGTGCACACCTCGTATACTTCAACACCGAAGTATAATGAGATCCAACCAGGAGTTCCAGAGGACTATAAGCAGATAAACACACTAGGACAGCTGCTTGAAATTACATACAAACATGTGAATGTTGAAGATCAGATGCGAGGGAACCTAATTGCTAAAAGAAGGAGAGACGAAAATCCATACAAGGGCATAGTTGGTTTCGAAGACGATGTAATACCGGCTACCGATAGAGCAATCCTTGCGGGTCACGATATTATCTATATTGGAGAGATCGGGCAAGCAAAAACAAAACTTGCGGAAACGATTGCTAATAATCTGCTTTCTCTTATACCTTCTGTCCCTGGTACCATAACACATGATATTCCTACCACCATTCCGGAGGAAGAGCTAACTGCAATGCTTACGGATCAGGAGATCATCAGGACTTCTCCTGAGTTCCATGTTTCCAAAGAATGCGAATATATCATAAGGGATAACAAGCTTGAAACTAAGATCGAGTGGGTTGAAGGTGCGAGGAGATACAAGTACGTCCTAGCAACACCTGATATTTCCGTAAAAGACCTTGTTGGACAGATTGATGCTATCAAGATTGCAAAGAAGGGCGTCGAGATCTACGACATGGAATCATATTCTCCAGGACAGTTATTGCTAGCAAGGCATGGAATATTATGTATAGATGAGCTTCCTGTACTTGATCCAAGAAAACAGGTAGCTCTGCTAAGCGTTTTGCAGGAGGGCAAGTTTACCACAGGCGCTTATCCTGTAATCTTCAAACCATTGACAAGGATAATTGCAACCGCAAACCCCGTAGATTACACACACTCTGGAAAGATAATTGAGCCACTGTTCGACAGATTGAAGAGTCATATCGATACACACTATCCGACTACAAT
This region includes:
- the glmS gene encoding glutamine--fructose-6-phosphate transaminase (isomerizing); translation: MCSIIAYAGNNTAAPILVKGLKRMEYRGYDSVGIATIAKKKMLVRKAVGKVDEVNKALHLEKMYGCVGIGHTRWATHGDVTDRNAHPHQNCKNDIAIVHNGIVENYNVLRRSLIAKGHKFKSETDSEVIAHLLSEFLAKTRDIKKSMINVAKKLTGAYAFVVILNDGTLAGVRYDEPLIVGVARDGYYIASDVLGFIEHTDKAIFLDNHEIVIIDSNGLVIYDSKGHEIKKRPTQIAWELADVDKGKFAHHTLKEINEQKHTIMRAFSVPRLELQEFVKSLVSSKKVLITGSGSSYNAALLAKQLFSRFCNIQSEAIVASEFHKSLLTKGTTLIAISQSGETADVLRVVKEVKASKVRVLSLVNVTTSSLARASDLYLCLNCGPEIGVAATKSFTAQLAVIYKIVSEFSPNFHVNVDGLEKSVSNVLNNTNNIGKIAERLKQVGNIYVLGRGLHFPIALEAALKLKELVYVHAEGMPAGELKHGPLALIDENTIVIILNPGDDTYDDMLSSIHEIKARRATVIGVSNVYNNTFDELIKIPKTNEALYPILEVIPLQLLAYHMALKRESNPDYPRNLAKSVTVK
- a CDS encoding MBL fold metallo-hydrolase; its protein translation is MLVKQIPVGSMANFTYIIADEQTKLAAVIDPSWDLEKVLTILKDNDLKLQYIINTHTHFDHVLGNEQLASLTGAKIIMHKNAMLEKDVAVDDGDTINLGKININVIYTPGHSKDSICLLAENKIFTGDTLFVGNCGRVDLPSGNASQLYDSLFGKLIELDDGIEVYPGHDYGNKPVSTIGYEKKMNYVLKPRTKEEFMHLMKSDD
- a CDS encoding NAD(P)H-hydrate epimerase, producing MKAITSERMMEIEEKAHQMGMLRVLMMENAGGGVADYVINKFKKLDRKKIVVIAGTGNNGGDAFVAARHLASYNAKITVILLGSPADLKTEESRINWNILERMNSIDLILAKEMSKELLKIINHAHIIIDGIFGIGIKGTIKEPHASVIDTVNKSKAYKVAVDLPSGLNPDTGEVHDRCVKANATITFHRMKKGLPSSKSFCGKIIVEPIGIPPEAEQ
- a CDS encoding TIGR00303 family protein, with protein sequence MAFDEVRIAGNEEKARNFVERAMGENCHFVFVISYTKTCEIHGITAAGANPELLQYTPAADAEFIYHGECKCINAVPATPDGKPTPALLTRAALNKAQIPLHVVDAGSKIKPHVPYVTFEVEDGENISNGHALGIESVKKAFDNGVKLGSKLSESIKYIVIGESIPGGTTTALGVLLAMGIDARFKVSSSMPDNPHKLKLSIIENGMKSAGISFGSLANKPLEAVSYMGDPMMPSVAGIAIGASKRCSVMLAGGTQMAAALSIINAIDDKSLERVVIGTTRYILDDRSSDICNLIGSIADVPILAADPYLHKSRKEGLRAYANGFVKEGAGAGGACIAAMLKSQGSINANALLQEIENEYEHSIERSF
- a CDS encoding 30S ribosomal protein S4 — translated: MGDPKKPKNQFKKPRRPWTSDQLMTELQIVGTYGLRNKRELWKAQTELSRIRKQARALLALPHEVRLGKERELLTSLHRMGLVQEGATLDDVLNLTIETLLERRLQSVVMRKGFAKTPYQARQVVVHGHITINDSVVNIPGYMVRHDEERSVAIRRGSPYKPSTLARGAPAEEIAESA
- a CDS encoding 30S ribosomal protein S13, with the translated sequence MSATEYRHIVRIAGKDIDGSKKLVVALSEIKGIGFNFAQVLLNTLRVDPNLRVGFLTENEVNVIENGIRNPEKVGLPQWFLNRKKAVDTGSNAHMISSDWDVAVYNDIEREKGVMSWRGFRHMMGLKVRGQRTRTTGRKGGAVGVRKTGKVMPTTAPGAEGAAPAAPAGKEVATAKGAAPASGAKQTAAPAGKEATAAKPKDEGKPKPT
- a CDS encoding AAA family ATPase; this translates as MNSNRIQELVHTSYTSTPKYNEIQPGVPEDYKQINTLGQLLEITYKHVNVEDQMRGNLIAKRRRDENPYKGIVGFEDDVIPATDRAILAGHDIIYIGEIGQAKTKLAETIANNLLSLIPSVPGTITHDIPTTIPEEELTAMLTDQEIIRTSPEFHVSKECEYIIRDNKLETKIEWVEGARRYKYVLATPDISVKDLVGQIDAIKIAKKGVEIYDMESYSPGQLLLARHGILCIDELPVLDPRKQVALLSVLQEGKFTTGAYPVIFKPLTRIIATANPVDYTHSGKIIEPLFDRLKSHIDTHYPTTIEQEMAIMVQEANVNDGAMFLPIFMLKVLARIVHLARQHPDVNKDKGVSVRMSIHSLELLLGETMRTRTLYHNVPAIPRPCDIHSIHQAAKFELSEVEDTRENRVNVLNALVEESLKQTALEYITDVSQDQLAKLREEFARNKMFEVAQNLLGSKQDSVDYVTQLNKFPTLKELVDQIKEMVKKDQQIFLDKVKKYNIESDIISIRNNLNGEFTASVTEMVLEGLRWIKPAIVDKKEKGYVST